The Hydrogenispora ethanolica genome includes the window AGTTATCGTGCTTCGGCGGTTGAACGACTGGTCACTGGGGGAATCTACGCGCTGATGTTTCTGATTTGCGTGGTCACCCTCTATCCTTTCTTATATATCTTATCCACGTCCTTGGCTTCATCCAATGTGCCGCTGACCCAGATTCAGCTGATCCCGCCGGAGATCAGCCTGGAGAGCTACCGCCGGGTGCTGGAATACCCGTTGATCGGGATCGGGTATTGCAATACCATCGTCCGGACGGTGCTCGGGACCTTTCTTTCGGTCTTGGTGACCCTGATGATGGCTTATCCGCTCTCCAAGAAGTACTTTCCGCACCGGACCTTCTGGACCGGCCTGGTGGTCTTCACCATGTTTTTCAGCGGCGGAATCATCCCCAATTACATTTTGGTCCGCAGCCTGGGTTTGATGAACACCGTATGGGCGCTGGTCCTGCCGGAACTGGTGAGCGCCTTCAACCTGGTGATCGTCCGGAACTTTATGATGAGCCTCCCCGACAGCCTGGAGGAGTCGGCCAAGATCGACGGGGCCAATGACATCACGATTCTGTTCCGGATCGTGTTGCCGATCTGCAAGCCGATCATCGCCACCATCGCCCTGTGGGTGGCGGTCTGGCACTGGAACAGCTGGTTCGACAGCCTGATTTACGCCACCCGGGCCGAAAATCAAGTAGTCCAGCTGGTGATGCGCCGGATCGTGCTGGAAGGCTCGCAAAACTCCATGTCCCTGTCGGCGCAGATGAATCGGCAGAACGAGATCGTGACTCCGGAGAATCTGAAGGCCGCCACCATTATGGTGACCACCATCCCCATCCTGCTGGTTTATCCTTTCGTCCAGAAATACTTCGTCAAGGGAATCATGATCGGCTCGTTAAAAGGTTGAACCTTGAACCGGGAAATGCAGCCGTGGTCCGTTACAGGTGGTCGCCCGCCTGATATCCAAAATAAGAGGAGGTTGGGAATGAAAATGCCAAAGAAGACTGAAAGAGGGGGCCCGAGGATGAAGAGAGATTTCCGAAAACTGTTCCTGGTCATGCTGGCGGGGTTATTCGTGATCAGCATGGCGTGGGGCGCGCCCGGCAGCTTCGCCAAAGAAAAGCGCATCAAGATCAACTGGGTTCCGTATTCGATTCAGCCGACCGATCCCAACGGCGAGATCCTGAAGTGGATCGAGGAGAAGTTCAATGCCGATATCGACGTCTGGAACATGGACGAGAGCAAATTCGACGAGATGGTCAGCTTGCGGATGGCCGCCGGCGAGATCCCCGATTTCTTCCGCATCAGCAAAGTGGCCAACCTGGGCAACTACGTCAACCAGGGCGTCGCCGCGGTCATCCCCAACGGCTATCTCAAAAAGTACGCCCCCAATATCTACAAGTGCATTCAGGAGAATGCCCCGGGCTTCATGGATTACGGCCGGATCAACGGGAAGATGTATGGCATCCCCATTGTCAGTCCCACCAATATCTTTCACCTGCCCCTGGTATACCGGGAAGATTGGCTGAAAAAGGTGGGCGTCGCCAAAGCTCCGGAGACTTTGGCGGAATTCGAGAAATTAATGTATAAATTCGCCAAGGAAGATCCGGACGGCAACGGCAAGAAGGATACTTACGGACTCTCCAATACGGGCATGGCCGCGGTCTTCGGGGCTTTCGGAGTGCCGCTCAACCGCTGGGCCAAGGATGATTATTTCGTCAAACGCGGCAACCGGATCCTGAACGCCGCGGTGGCCCCGGAACTCAAGAGCGCCCTGGCCCTGTTGCACAAGTGGTACCAGGACGGCGTGCTCGACCCGGAGTTCATCACCGGCGAGAATACCGGCGGTTATTGGGCGCTGTCGCATGCCTTCATCAACAGCCGGATCGGCTTCTCCTGTAGCGGCAATTACTATCACTGGATCCCGGCGGGCGATTATAGCCAGGTCACCCCGGACGGGAAGAAGATCCCCTGCGACCCCGGGGCGATCGCCAAAGAGATCGGCCTGGT containing:
- a CDS encoding carbohydrate ABC transporter permease, yielding MSYRASAVERLVTGGIYALMFLICVVTLYPFLYILSTSLASSNVPLTQIQLIPPEISLESYRRVLEYPLIGIGYCNTIVRTVLGTFLSVLVTLMMAYPLSKKYFPHRTFWTGLVVFTMFFSGGIIPNYILVRSLGLMNTVWALVLPELVSAFNLVIVRNFMMSLPDSLEESAKIDGANDITILFRIVLPICKPIIATIALWVAVWHWNSWFDSLIYATRAENQVVQLVMRRIVLEGSQNSMSLSAQMNRQNEIVTPENLKAATIMVTTIPILLVYPFVQKYFVKGIMIGSLKG
- a CDS encoding extracellular solute-binding protein, whose translation is MKRDFRKLFLVMLAGLFVISMAWGAPGSFAKEKRIKINWVPYSIQPTDPNGEILKWIEEKFNADIDVWNMDESKFDEMVSLRMAAGEIPDFFRISKVANLGNYVNQGVAAVIPNGYLKKYAPNIYKCIQENAPGFMDYGRINGKMYGIPIVSPTNIFHLPLVYREDWLKKVGVAKAPETLAEFEKLMYKFAKEDPDGNGKKDTYGLSNTGMAAVFGAFGVPLNRWAKDDYFVKRGNRILNAAVAPELKSALALLHKWYQDGVLDPEFITGENTGGYWALSHAFINSRIGFSCSGNYYHWIPAGDYSQVTPDGKKIPCDPGAIAKEIGLVNPAMKYAFGMPLQGPNGQRGIFQFNRLMNFYAFGKQVEKDRAKMARILQIFDFASASPDLDQRYRAQWGIQGKHWVWVDKEHEEKNFLPPYDKQDGYNHRLGACLWSDMPFPPKQMREQWAYQHGLNKYGIESVIQFSLPSMVKYGAQLLKMRDQMLISIITGDKPVEWFDQYVKDYMRAGGAEVEKEVNQWYKANHKK